Proteins encoded within one genomic window of Setaria italica strain Yugu1 chromosome IV, Setaria_italica_v2.0, whole genome shotgun sequence:
- the LOC101759871 gene encoding uncharacterized protein LOC101759871 isoform X2 encodes MARPALPPSSSLRAAVKREIDAVEATAHTPAPPPRKKRRRGGRLPVTPTQLPLSPTLLTPQIIPSAASGNASVAGLTPTPARSAVKREPGADTDVGARGRAPGKPKQARDLRHGRRPAATEPPTLWLNRRRLGRILHELAGAHRWREAAGVVSTHLRGIQRPGSFQETRSLFVVAMEIHKQLAEDSGVQQSSRRSYYLRTKKLFDVWLRKLIWFPSCPKKHLVILELALFYLSQGNIDNAYNTTRILIAKDRLQTEPILNLIHGLISFDKWYSGLPKDMQVEEFDVYSEACAISIKSDGCEETGLVDDSDDNSIDDDASLSAYSSESSINNEDIDRKINEKPFLVYPKEENDPLGSEVNEDFRSIFLNTSDGPTCDAEKCLRLALHSNPPVMAALLPLIQILLLGDKLKDALDELERTCLSSTTALPFRLRGRLLEEYFDQNQVSTISSCYEEALRRDPTCSYSMERLIKMHRKGYYNTIQLLEAIALHLDSVNGKPCIWEELVLCFLRLFSDKTADYEDCIACTNTQGDQALDVFSKFSSFFFERFTRESWKARCRWWMHHHFSQNAYASETLTGDCKLLAAKAACAAHLFGPEFPYVKAAGSYIAKQESLDEVSLLVRKNSVRLLQTLEKLTS; translated from the exons ATGGCTcggccggcgctgccgccgtctTCCTCGCTTCGCGCCGCCGTGAAGAGAGAAATCGACGCCGTAGAGGCTACCGCTCACActccggcgccaccgccccgcAAGAAGCGCCGTCGAGGAGGCCGCCTCCCGGTGACCCCGACACAGCTCCCCCTGAGCCCAACCCTCCTCACGCCCCAGATCATCCCGTCGGCTGCATCAGGGAACGCGTCCGTCGCCGGCCTAACGCCGACGCCCGCGAGATCCGCCGTCAAGCGCGAGCCCGGCGCTGACACCGATGTGGGGGCCCGCGGGAGGGCGCCCGGGAAGCCGAAGCAGGCGAGGGACCTCCGCCATGGCCGTCGGCCCGCGGCGACGGAGCCCCCAACCCTCTGGctcaaccgccgccgcctcggtcGGATCCTCCACGAGCTCGCGGGCGCGCACCGGTGGCGCGAAGCTGCCGGCGTCGTCTCCACACACCTCCGCGGCATCCAGAGGCCCGGCTCCTTCCAGGAGACCCGCAGCTTGTTCGTG GTCGCCATGGAGATCCATAAGCAGCTTGCTGAAGACAGCGGTGTGCAGCAGAGCAGCAGAAGGTCCTACTACCTCAGGACCAAGAAGTTGTTTGATGTTTGGTTGCGAAAGCTGATTTGGTTTCCCTCATGCCCAAAA AAGCACTTGGTTATACTCGAACTGGCTTTATTTTACCTTTCACAAGGCAACATCGACAATGCATACAATACAACAAGAAT CCTTATCGCTAAGGACAGACTGCAGACAGAACCAATCCTAAATCTGATTCATGGTTTGATATCATTTGATAAATGGTATTCTGGCTTGCCTAAAGATATGCAAGTTGAGGAGTTTGATGTTTATAGTGAAGCATGTGCTATTTCTATTAAGTCAGATGGCTGTGAAGAAACTGGTCTTGTGGATGATTCAGATGACAATAGCATTGATGATGATGCCAGTTTGTCTGCTTACTCTTCAGAAAGTTCAATCAACAATGAGGATATAGACAGAAAAATAAATGAGAAACCTTTTCTTGTTTATCCTAAGGAGGAAAATGATCCACTTGGATCAGAAGTTAATGAAGATTTCCGAAGCATATTTTTGAATACCTCTGATGGTCCTACCTGTG ATGCAGAAAAATGCCTAAGGTTGGCTCTTCATTCAAATCCACCAGTGATGGCAGCCTTGTTGCCACTAATACAG ATTCTCCTGCTTGGTGATAAACTGAAAGATGCACTTGACGAGCTTGAGAGAACCTGCCTCAGTTCAACTACAGCCCTCCCTTTCAG GTTGAGAGGTAGACTGCTAGAAGAGTATTTCGACCAAAACCAAGTATCAACCATTTCCTCTTGCTATGAGGAAGCTTTGAGAAGAGATCCTACATGTAGCTACTCAATGGAGAGGCTAATCAAAATGCATAGAAAAG GATACTATAATACAATCCAGCTACTCGAGGCAATAGCTCTACATTTAGATTCCGTCAATGGGAAACCTTGCATCTGGGAGGAGCTTGTATTGTGCTTCCTTCGGCTTTTCTCTGACAAAACTGCTGACTATGAGGATTGCATAGCTTGTACTAATACCCAAGGAGATCAAGCATTGGACGTTTTCAGTAAATTTTCTTCATTCTTTTTTGAGCGATTTACAAGAGAATCATGGAAGGCCCGATGCAGATGGTGGATGCACCATCATTTCAGTCAAAACGCCTATGCATCAGAAACCCTGACAG GTGATTGCAAGCTCCTGGCTGCCAAGGCAGCTTGTGCTGCTCATCTGTTTGGGCCAGAATTCCCATACGTCAAAGCAGCTGGGAGCTATATTGCCAAGCAAGAATCTCTAGATGAAGTCAGTCTCTTAGTCAGAAAGAACTCTGTCAGGCTATTACAAACGTTGGAGAAACTAACATCTTGA
- the LOC101759871 gene encoding uncharacterized protein LOC101759871 isoform X1 has translation MARPALPPSSSLRAAVKREIDAVEATAHTPAPPPRKKRRRGGRLPVTPTQLPLSPTLLTPQIIPSAASGNASVAGLTPTPARSAVKREPGADTDVGARGRAPGKPKQARDLRHGRRPAATEPPTLWLNRRRLGRILHELAGAHRWREAAGVVSTHLRGIQRPGSFQETRSLFVVAMEIHKQLAEDSGVQQSSRRSYYLRTKKLFDVWLRKLIWFPSCPKKHLVILELALFYLSQGNIDNAYNTTRILIAKDRLQTEPILNLIHGLISFDKWYSGLPKDMQVEEFDVYSEACAISIKSDGCEETGLVDDSDDNSIDDDASLSAYSSESSINNEDIDRKINEKPFLVYPKEENDPLGSEVNEDFRSIFLNTSDGPTCGLEKSLLPLRLKIPTGASNDCFDRYWQYKSAPNTSYEDAEKCLRLALHSNPPVMAALLPLIQILLLGDKLKDALDELERTCLSSTTALPFRLRGRLLEEYFDQNQVSTISSCYEEALRRDPTCSYSMERLIKMHRKGYYNTIQLLEAIALHLDSVNGKPCIWEELVLCFLRLFSDKTADYEDCIACTNTQGDQALDVFSKFSSFFFERFTRESWKARCRWWMHHHFSQNAYASETLTGDCKLLAAKAACAAHLFGPEFPYVKAAGSYIAKQESLDEVSLLVRKNSVRLLQTLEKLTS, from the exons ATGGCTcggccggcgctgccgccgtctTCCTCGCTTCGCGCCGCCGTGAAGAGAGAAATCGACGCCGTAGAGGCTACCGCTCACActccggcgccaccgccccgcAAGAAGCGCCGTCGAGGAGGCCGCCTCCCGGTGACCCCGACACAGCTCCCCCTGAGCCCAACCCTCCTCACGCCCCAGATCATCCCGTCGGCTGCATCAGGGAACGCGTCCGTCGCCGGCCTAACGCCGACGCCCGCGAGATCCGCCGTCAAGCGCGAGCCCGGCGCTGACACCGATGTGGGGGCCCGCGGGAGGGCGCCCGGGAAGCCGAAGCAGGCGAGGGACCTCCGCCATGGCCGTCGGCCCGCGGCGACGGAGCCCCCAACCCTCTGGctcaaccgccgccgcctcggtcGGATCCTCCACGAGCTCGCGGGCGCGCACCGGTGGCGCGAAGCTGCCGGCGTCGTCTCCACACACCTCCGCGGCATCCAGAGGCCCGGCTCCTTCCAGGAGACCCGCAGCTTGTTCGTG GTCGCCATGGAGATCCATAAGCAGCTTGCTGAAGACAGCGGTGTGCAGCAGAGCAGCAGAAGGTCCTACTACCTCAGGACCAAGAAGTTGTTTGATGTTTGGTTGCGAAAGCTGATTTGGTTTCCCTCATGCCCAAAA AAGCACTTGGTTATACTCGAACTGGCTTTATTTTACCTTTCACAAGGCAACATCGACAATGCATACAATACAACAAGAAT CCTTATCGCTAAGGACAGACTGCAGACAGAACCAATCCTAAATCTGATTCATGGTTTGATATCATTTGATAAATGGTATTCTGGCTTGCCTAAAGATATGCAAGTTGAGGAGTTTGATGTTTATAGTGAAGCATGTGCTATTTCTATTAAGTCAGATGGCTGTGAAGAAACTGGTCTTGTGGATGATTCAGATGACAATAGCATTGATGATGATGCCAGTTTGTCTGCTTACTCTTCAGAAAGTTCAATCAACAATGAGGATATAGACAGAAAAATAAATGAGAAACCTTTTCTTGTTTATCCTAAGGAGGAAAATGATCCACTTGGATCAGAAGTTAATGAAGATTTCCGAAGCATATTTTTGAATACCTCTGATGGTCCTACCTGTG GGTTGGAGAAGAGCCTGTTACCTTTACGGTTAAAGATTCCTACTGGGGCTTCAAATGATTGTTTTGATAGATATTGGCAGTACAAGTCAGCACCTAATACTTCCTATGAAGATGCAGAAAAATGCCTAAGGTTGGCTCTTCATTCAAATCCACCAGTGATGGCAGCCTTGTTGCCACTAATACAG ATTCTCCTGCTTGGTGATAAACTGAAAGATGCACTTGACGAGCTTGAGAGAACCTGCCTCAGTTCAACTACAGCCCTCCCTTTCAG GTTGAGAGGTAGACTGCTAGAAGAGTATTTCGACCAAAACCAAGTATCAACCATTTCCTCTTGCTATGAGGAAGCTTTGAGAAGAGATCCTACATGTAGCTACTCAATGGAGAGGCTAATCAAAATGCATAGAAAAG GATACTATAATACAATCCAGCTACTCGAGGCAATAGCTCTACATTTAGATTCCGTCAATGGGAAACCTTGCATCTGGGAGGAGCTTGTATTGTGCTTCCTTCGGCTTTTCTCTGACAAAACTGCTGACTATGAGGATTGCATAGCTTGTACTAATACCCAAGGAGATCAAGCATTGGACGTTTTCAGTAAATTTTCTTCATTCTTTTTTGAGCGATTTACAAGAGAATCATGGAAGGCCCGATGCAGATGGTGGATGCACCATCATTTCAGTCAAAACGCCTATGCATCAGAAACCCTGACAG GTGATTGCAAGCTCCTGGCTGCCAAGGCAGCTTGTGCTGCTCATCTGTTTGGGCCAGAATTCCCATACGTCAAAGCAGCTGGGAGCTATATTGCCAAGCAAGAATCTCTAGATGAAGTCAGTCTCTTAGTCAGAAAGAACTCTGTCAGGCTATTACAAACGTTGGAGAAACTAACATCTTGA
- the LOC101760287 gene encoding uncharacterized protein LOC101760287, with protein MAAPASAAGSETPKQLLSIIRDFASEKSHGERRVSDLRRRLADVRAAADAAAAELDAAKRAREAAELELRGSQVQAAIAASTIQELEATISRLQEEISKVGSELDELKSKGDSERDEFISKMHEMNAEIRQFQQMFSLELAEYNHCGLQSAEGQHVGDKSETIESDGILKDLADKASNIDAEMQLLEGEYKKDLLDHDKVHQELADVQAKRALMEAVMGEMKQLQELGGRAAELEKVHASLTDELQRRYTCPGCGVNNMPRLEEAAN; from the exons ATGGctgcgccggcgtcggcggcgggcagcgAGACCCCGAAGCAGCTCCTCTCCATCATCCGCGACTTCGCCTCCGAGAAGTCCCATGGCG AGCGCAGGGTGTCTGACCTCAggcgccgcctcgccgacgTGCGGGCCGCGGccgacgcggccgcggcggagctcgacgCCGCCAAGCGCGCGCgagaggcggcggagctggagctCCGCGGGAGCCAGGTTCAGGCCGCGATCGCCGCCTCGACCATCCAGGAGCTAGAG GCGACCATCTCGCGTCTGCAGGAGGAGATCTCGAAGGTGGGATCTGAGCTGGACGAGCTGAAG AGCAAGGGAGACAGTGAGAG AGACGAGTTCATCAGCAAGATGCATGAGATGAACGCTGAGATAAG GCAATTTCAACAGATGTTCTCTCTAGAATTAGCGGAATACAATCATTGTGGGCTGCAGTCTGCAGAAG GCCAGCATGTTGGTGACAAGAGTGAAACTATTGAATCAGATGGCATTCTGAAAGATTTGGCTGATAAGGCGAGCAACATTGATGCTGAGATGCAGCTCTTGGAAGGAGAGTATAAAAAGGATCTGCTTGATCATGATAAG GTTCATCAGGAGCTGGCTGATGTCCAAGCAAAGAGAGCGCTTATGGAGGCTGTGATGGGAGAGATGAAGCAGCTGCAGGAACTTGGAGG GCGGGCAGCTGAACTCGAAAAGGTGCACGCTTCACTTACAGACGAGCTGCAGCGGCGGTACACGTGCCCCGGCTGCGGAGTCAACAACATGCCTAGGTTGGAGGAGGCTGCGAACTAG
- the LOC111257113 gene encoding uncharacterized protein LOC111257113: MAAPASAAGSETPKQLLSIIRDFASEKSHGGGRELLRGVVELRVADRGAREAPMLGAAVDLGVADVAVLRAASGGVQEAAELGAMGRRWQSTVLQKWRRLVWR; encoded by the exons ATGGctgcgccggcgtcggcggcgggcagcgAGACCCCGAAGCAGCTCCTCTCCATCATCCGTGACTTCGCCTCCGAGAAGTCCCACGGCG GCGGTAGAGAGCTGCTACGGGGCGTGGTGGAGCTCAGGGTCGCAGACcgcggcgcgcgggaggcgCCCATGCTCGGTGCTGCGGTGGATCTCGGTGTTGCGGATGTGGCGGTGCTCAGGGCCGCGAGCGGTGGCGTGCAGGAGGCCGCGGAGCTCGGCGCGATGGGCCGACGATGGCAGTCGACGGTGCTGCAGAAGTGGCGGCGGCTTGTGTGGAGGTAG